The Arachis duranensis cultivar V14167 chromosome 2, aradu.V14167.gnm2.J7QH, whole genome shotgun sequence genome has a window encoding:
- the LOC107476007 gene encoding pentatricopeptide repeat-containing protein At2g20710, mitochondrial: protein MIVLSRLKSALRLLPRSSVTYATSAPSTSNLSTAKENKSAVLHLPQHLYRRIFHVRDQTHPVVTILEQWVQDGQTLSYDKLLFVIKQLRSRKRYKDALEVSFWMSEKGYSEPRSGDFSIRLDLIAKVKGIEEAESYFDSIPTDLRAAECYSSLLNCYAQVRDVDKAERIMLQMKHLGFARSTMARNPLLNLYYQRQNYDKVENLLLEMKEEGIKFDRYTFATLINTYAAKSDIEGIDKHLAQLEDDSSYSQHADWWSVYTVAANCYGKLGLHDKAFNALKKSEERASSTIWKEAFPYLMTQYATIGKKEEVMRLWNIYKMDGKLLKSDYYSAVINSFLKLDDIELAKIIFDEWESRNRYLKNFFIPNLMIAAYSRKGNMEEAEAIVNRTIMKGGKPNLWTWSWLLFGYISQRNFARAVRCMKEAVSICEGCKWRPLPESLAAIFQYLKFNGDIEEAEDLIRLLSSKNFISLDVHNKLMSWIKDVESNVPATDVLEGDSHKQIGEISEPEEDGNNPDFCHSQQ, encoded by the exons ATGATAGTACTCAGCCGTCTGAAATCCGCATTAcgtcttcttcctcgttcttccGTGACCTACGCAACCTCTGCCCCTTCCACCTCCAACCTCTCAACGGCGAAGGAGAACAAAAGCGCCGTCCTTCATCTCCCGCAGCATTTGTACCGTCGGATCTTCCATGTGAGAGATCAAACTCACCCGGTTGTTACGATTCTCGAGCAGTGGGTTCAGGATGGCCAAACTCTTAGCTACGATAAACTGCTATTCGTTATCAAGCAACTTAGGTCACGCAAAAGATATAAAGACGCCCTCGAG GTATCATTTTGGATGTCCGAGAAAGGATACTCTGAACCTAGATCTGGAGATTTTAGTATAAGACTGGACTTGATTGCAAAGGTTAAGGGAATAGAAGAAGCTGAATCCTATTTTGATAGCATTCCGACAGACTTAAGAGCTGCGGAATGTTACAGCTCTCTTCTTAATTGCTATGCTCAAGTTAGAGATGTGGATAAAGCTGAAAGGATCATGCTGCAGATGAAACATTTGGGTTTTGCAAGGTCTACTATGGCAAGAAATCCTTTGCTTAACCTCTACTATCAAAGACAAAACTATGACAAAGTGGAAAATTTGTTGCTTGAAATGAAAGAAGAGGGTATTAAATTCGATAGATATACATTTGCCACCTTGATTAATACATATGCGGCCAAATCTGATATTGAGGGAATCGACAAACATCTTGCACAGTTAGAAGATGATTCATCGTATTCCCAACATGCAGATTGGTGGAGTGTTTATACTGTGGCAGCCAATTGTTATGGCAAACTCGGGCTTCATGATAAGGCTTTTAATGCTTTAAAGAAATCAGAGGAGCGCGCGAGTTCTACAATCTGGAAAGAGGCCTTTCCTTACCTTATGACTCAATATGCAACAAtagggaagaaagaagaagtgaTGAGGTTGTGGAATATTTACAAGATGGATGGGAAGTTACTCAAAAGTGACTATTATTCAGCTGTAATAAATTCATTTCTCAAGTTGGATGACATCGAACTTGCTAAGATTATCTTTGACGAGTGGGAATCTAGAAACcggtatttaaaaaatttctttattCCGAACTTGATGATAGCAGCTTACAGCAGAAAGGGCAATATGGAGGAAGCTGAAGCCATTGTTAATAGGACAATCATGAAGGGAGGAAAGCCAAATTTATGGACTTGGTCATGGCTCTTGTTTGGATATATTTCACAAAGAAATTTTGCGAGGGCTGTTCGATGTATGAAAGAGGCGGTTTCTATCTGTGAAGGGTGTAAGTGGAGGCCACTACCGGAATCCTTAGCTGCCATTTTTCAGTACTTGAAATTTAATGGAGATATAGAGGAGGCAGAGGATTTGATAAGGTTACTCAGTAGCAAGAATTTTATCTCCC